The following are encoded together in the Parabacteroides chongii genome:
- a CDS encoding hybrid sensor histidine kinase/response regulator transcription factor, with product MRRSLFIILFILCYLSGYSFFEKDIRVLTMQNGLADNTVSCIHKDRDGFMWFGTNNGLSRYDGKNIRNFGLDERYMKVNQIRESENNLLWLIADEQIYCFDRRMEQYIPVHLNGKYTGVQDILLQKDNSLWAISYESLYLISIDYKKDQKGNMLGVDLRVEIEFSDLAGNNTNYTAMCQSPEGIIYLATDWGNVVTFDPVSYQMIDKGDLPKVNKVHVNRLLYADGYIWLSTWANGAIRYNPRSGKYDQYTYKPEEKSRTLSHWDVYQMVPMGNGRLLAATWNGYTILIPEKEDSTLYTTEVYNNTASQLHRNLETRMISAYYDPEGILWIGTQGGGVYTSDLRKQFYQRFHQETHNEICGMATDKKQYIWLASFHKGILKSTKAFDPLEKLSFKPVPVGTGNTVLCVETDHKGNLWFGNNQSELIEYDSDNESFMVYPVRIPDKPGWTGSIWYIFSDERERLWLGTTNGLLLFDPVSKHFSHYAVPGTIKAIAEVPGECLWLSTTDGLKKFTFQNGMLRSGFEQAANIPAKDARSLFASADGNLYIGYADGFGIMKIGTDSIGSFYTTHNGLSNNFIGCISEDSQGHLWLGTNSSICRYSKHQKLFYNYYISGNNRSVIHYKNYLFWGNNKNITYFLPEDVMNDRPEPNKVVITRLDVDNKSVVIGQKINDQVILKEGIPYTNELTLNASNNNFSLMFSNLTYSEELQKYSYRLVPGQSEWLVAGDGEKISYANLPAGEYLFEVRSIFPNGLNGETTSLTIRILPYWYETVWFRLLVLVFVVWMIYYLMRRVKKEQVRLTQEERLKHELFVSNLEREKEKQISRERENFFTNVSHELRTPLTLILSPLQELLQTERLSQALQNKLSLVYNNATSLSTLVNQLLYVQKIEAGMVQLHLSKVEIVALVRKVMASFLQMAEIKSTKYVLDSGISSLELWIDAGKIESALKNLLSNAFKYTPNNGIIRVSLEEKEVDGKMFCLLSVSDNGPGIAEDLQERIFDSFITGKNDPSFSTRMGIGLRIVKNTMDLHHGQVLLDSSPGKGSRFTLYLPLGKEHFREDEYEWIEDVRETKEEETFYRTQKEEEDTKVTSGKKLLIIEDNDEIRSYIYSLFCKDYQVLEAHDGEEGVKIATEEIPDLIISDIMMPVKDGFACIQEIRQQLATAHIPVIMLTAKAEEEDLLKSTRIGVDDYIMKPFNPEILKAKVENLIHLREQLKRIYTKTLMLKHTEERPDDEEAADPFMQQVIGIVEANLTNPDFSAKSLASLLNLSQPTLYRKMKQQSNLSIIEVIRSIRISKAASLIMQKKYSVQEVAEMVGYNDITTFRKHFTKQFGVSPSRYNAL from the coding sequence ATGAGGAGATCTTTATTTATAATATTATTTATTCTTTGCTACCTGTCCGGATATAGTTTTTTTGAAAAAGACATCCGGGTACTTACTATGCAGAATGGGTTGGCCGATAATACCGTTTCCTGTATCCATAAAGATAGAGACGGGTTTATGTGGTTCGGAACCAATAACGGGTTAAGCCGGTACGACGGAAAGAATATCCGAAATTTCGGTTTGGATGAACGGTATATGAAAGTAAACCAAATCCGCGAATCGGAGAATAACTTGCTTTGGCTGATCGCTGACGAACAGATCTACTGTTTCGATAGGAGGATGGAACAATATATCCCTGTTCACCTAAACGGAAAATATACCGGAGTCCAGGACATACTATTGCAAAAAGACAATTCTTTATGGGCTATATCGTATGAATCCCTTTATCTTATTTCCATTGATTACAAGAAAGATCAGAAAGGAAATATGCTTGGGGTTGACCTTCGGGTAGAAATAGAATTCAGCGATTTGGCAGGAAATAATACCAATTATACGGCTATGTGCCAGTCGCCGGAGGGAATTATCTATCTTGCAACAGACTGGGGAAATGTAGTGACATTCGATCCGGTTTCTTATCAGATGATAGATAAAGGAGATTTACCAAAAGTAAATAAAGTACATGTCAACAGGCTTTTATATGCAGACGGATATATCTGGCTTTCAACATGGGCTAATGGGGCTATCCGTTATAATCCGAGGTCGGGAAAATACGATCAGTACACCTATAAGCCCGAAGAAAAAAGCAGAACATTATCTCACTGGGATGTATATCAGATGGTTCCGATGGGAAACGGTCGTCTGTTGGCTGCTACCTGGAACGGATATACGATTCTTATTCCGGAGAAAGAAGATTCTACTTTATATACGACGGAGGTTTATAACAATACGGCTTCACAACTGCACCGTAACCTGGAAACCCGTATGATCTCTGCCTATTATGATCCGGAAGGTATCCTATGGATTGGAACACAAGGCGGAGGGGTATATACTTCTGATTTGCGGAAACAATTCTATCAGCGTTTTCATCAAGAAACACATAATGAAATATGCGGTATGGCAACCGATAAAAAGCAGTATATCTGGCTTGCCTCTTTTCATAAAGGAATACTGAAAAGCACAAAAGCATTCGATCCTCTGGAAAAACTCTCTTTTAAACCTGTCCCGGTAGGAACCGGCAACACCGTACTTTGCGTGGAAACCGATCATAAAGGAAACTTATGGTTTGGAAATAACCAGTCGGAACTTATTGAGTATGATTCGGATAATGAATCATTTATGGTTTATCCTGTCCGTATTCCGGACAAACCGGGCTGGACAGGTAGTATATGGTATATATTCAGTGATGAACGGGAACGGTTATGGCTGGGTACAACAAACGGATTACTTCTTTTCGATCCTGTGTCCAAACATTTTTCTCATTATGCAGTGCCGGGAACGATCAAAGCTATTGCCGAAGTTCCCGGTGAATGTTTATGGCTGAGTACGACTGATGGTTTAAAGAAGTTTACTTTTCAAAATGGGATGCTACGTTCCGGTTTTGAGCAAGCGGCTAATATTCCGGCGAAGGATGCCCGTTCCCTTTTTGCTTCGGCAGATGGGAATTTATATATAGGTTATGCGGACGGCTTCGGTATCATGAAGATCGGAACCGATTCGATCGGGAGTTTCTATACGACGCATAATGGACTGAGTAACAATTTTATCGGTTGTATCAGTGAAGATTCGCAGGGGCATTTATGGCTTGGTACTAATTCCAGTATTTGTCGCTACAGTAAACACCAAAAACTGTTTTATAATTATTACATATCCGGTAATAACCGCTCTGTTATACATTATAAGAATTATTTATTTTGGGGCAATAATAAGAATATAACTTATTTTCTGCCGGAAGACGTAATGAATGATCGGCCGGAACCCAATAAAGTGGTTATCACCCGATTGGATGTCGATAATAAATCGGTTGTGATCGGTCAGAAGATAAATGACCAGGTAATTCTGAAAGAAGGGATTCCTTATACGAATGAACTGACACTCAATGCGTCTAATAATAATTTTTCATTGATGTTTAGTAATCTGACTTATTCGGAAGAATTGCAGAAATACAGTTATCGGCTTGTTCCCGGACAGTCTGAATGGTTGGTGGCTGGAGATGGAGAAAAGATTTCTTATGCTAACCTGCCTGCCGGGGAATATCTCTTTGAAGTAAGGAGCATTTTCCCTAACGGCTTAAATGGCGAAACGACCTCGTTGACTATAAGGATACTGCCTTATTGGTATGAAACGGTCTGGTTCCGCTTACTGGTATTAGTCTTTGTTGTTTGGATGATATATTATCTGATGCGCCGTGTCAAGAAGGAGCAGGTCCGGCTCACCCAGGAAGAGCGCCTGAAACATGAGCTTTTTGTTTCCAATCTGGAACGTGAGAAAGAGAAACAAATCAGCCGTGAGCGGGAAAATTTCTTTACGAACGTATCGCACGAATTACGTACACCATTAACGTTGATTCTTTCTCCTTTACAGGAGTTGTTGCAGACTGAACGTTTGTCTCAGGCTTTACAAAATAAGCTCTCTCTGGTGTATAATAATGCCACTTCATTATCTACCCTGGTGAACCAATTGTTGTATGTCCAGAAGATAGAGGCCGGCATGGTTCAGCTTCATTTGTCGAAAGTAGAGATTGTAGCGCTTGTGAGGAAGGTGATGGCCTCTTTCCTGCAGATGGCGGAGATAAAAAGTACTAAGTATGTCCTGGACTCTGGTATCTCTTCTTTAGAGCTTTGGATAGATGCCGGGAAGATAGAGTCGGCATTAAAAAATTTACTGTCGAATGCATTTAAATATACTCCAAACAACGGAATAATAAGGGTTTCGCTCGAAGAGAAAGAGGTCGACGGGAAAATGTTCTGCTTGCTTTCCGTCTCGGATAATGGTCCCGGTATAGCGGAAGATTTGCAGGAACGTATCTTCGATTCGTTTATTACGGGTAAAAATGATCCCTCATTTTCTACCCGGATGGGTATCGGTTTACGTATTGTAAAAAATACGATGGATCTTCATCATGGGCAGGTATTGTTAGATAGCTCTCCGGGGAAAGGTTCGAGATTTACGCTTTACCTGCCACTGGGTAAGGAACATTTCAGAGAGGATGAATATGAGTGGATTGAAGATGTCCGGGAAACAAAGGAAGAAGAGACTTTCTATAGAACGCAGAAAGAAGAAGAAGATACGAAGGTTACTTCAGGAAAGAAGTTGTTGATCATAGAAGATAACGATGAGATCAGAAGTTATATTTATTCTTTGTTCTGTAAAGATTACCAGGTATTGGAAGCCCATGATGGAGAAGAAGGAGTAAAAATTGCCACCGAAGAGATCCCAGACCTGATCATTTCAGATATTATGATGCCTGTAAAAGACGGCTTTGCTTGCATACAGGAGATCAGGCAGCAGTTGGCGACAGCCCATATCCCGGTCATCATGCTTACGGCAAAGGCGGAAGAAGAAGATTTATTGAAGAGTACCCGGATTGGTGTGGACGATTATATCATGAAACCTTTCAACCCCGAAATCCTCAAAGCGAAGGTGGAGAACCTGATCCATCTGCGTGAACAACTGAAGCGTATTTATACAAAGACATTGATGTTGAAACATACGGAAGAGAGGCCGGACGATGAAGAGGCTGCCGATCCTTTCATGCAACAGGTGATCGGTATTGTCGAAGCCAACCTGACTAATCCGGATTTTAGTGCGAAGAGTCTGGCTAGCCTGTTGAACCTTAGCCAACCGACTTTATACCGGAAGATGAAGCAACAAAGTAACTTATCTATCATCGAAGTGATCCGCAGCATACGTATCAGTAAAGCCGCCTCACTGATTATGCAGAAGAAATACTCCGTCCAGGAGGTCGCCGAAATGGTGGGTTATAATGATATAACGACCTTCCGTAAACACTTCACGAAGCAGTTCGGCGTGTCGCCGTCACGGTATAATGCTTTATAG
- a CDS encoding RNA polymerase sigma-70 factor, with protein sequence MGNISFSDVYTGYYKRSFLFVKSYVRDDMVAEDIVSEALINLWETSKKEEVEHPLSLLLVMLKNGALNHLKHLDVRKTASESISSKMDRDLNYRISTLQACDPEEIFSSEITRIVEETLQSLPEQTRRVFEMSRYECRSVKEIAEELSISSKSVEYHITKSLKILRIALKEYLPFFYFLFIS encoded by the coding sequence ATGGGTAATATAAGTTTCAGTGATGTATATACCGGTTATTACAAACGATCGTTTTTGTTTGTGAAGTCCTATGTCAGAGATGATATGGTGGCGGAAGATATTGTATCCGAAGCTTTAATTAATTTATGGGAGACAAGCAAAAAGGAGGAGGTGGAACACCCTCTGTCTCTGCTGTTGGTGATGCTTAAAAATGGAGCATTAAACCATCTTAAACATTTGGACGTAAGAAAAACAGCCTCTGAGTCAATCTCTTCTAAAATGGATCGTGATTTGAATTACCGCATATCTACATTACAAGCGTGTGATCCGGAAGAGATATTTTCTTCTGAAATCACTCGAATAGTAGAGGAGACCTTACAATCATTGCCCGAACAAACGCGTCGTGTCTTTGAAATGAGCCGATATGAATGTCGTTCGGTAAAGGAAATAGCAGAAGAACTTTCCATAAGCTCTAAAAGCGTGGAATATCATATAACTAAATCGTTAAAAATTTTACGAATAGCCTTAAAAGAATACCTTCCATTTTTTTATTTCCTCTTTATTTCCTAA
- a CDS encoding SusC/RagA family TonB-linked outer membrane protein codes for MKKRVTLLIALLLTSISYIYAQQLTITGTVIDKSLGDPVIGASVLVEGTTNGTVTDIDGKFSINASKGNVLNISYIGYQTQTIKLDGNQTVLTIQLGEDTQALDEVVVVGFGSQKKVNLTGAVSTVDNKALLSRPVAQVGQALQGVVPGLNMSLNNQGGALGNALKVNIRGTGTIGEGSTDSPLILIDGIEGDMNALNPDDIESISVLKDAAASSIYGSRAPFGVILITTKSGKSGKAQVNYSNSFRWSTATNLPDMMDSYTFAKFFNAAALNSGQNATFDNETIERILAYQRGEITTTTVPNPGNGMFEFNTKANDNQNWARNHFKTAFTQEHNVNVSGGTEKLTYFMSGAFMDQGGNMRYGNDDFKRMNASAKINSQVNDWLQIGINTRFIREELDRPTYANDDPDNTANGVDIGLYYHDISRTWPTMPFKDPNGHYMRNAKIIQIKDGGRYKRRKDIIYTQANFTITPLKDWNIRGDVSLKAEHINKDENLAKIYEYNSNNEPVALAFAGSYGAGATYAWSSAQDNNLLTTSLYTDYSKSIRKNNFKVMVGFNSELYKQNYVYARRDDVISDEVPSIDASMGKDYTSANKKEWATAGFFGRLNYDYDGRYLAEVNVRYDGSSRFLRDKRWNVFPSFSLGYNIAREAFWESLSDYVGTLKPRFSWGKLGNQNTKDFYPFYPAQPLGMKNGKYLIGGQMPTTATAPLMVSDLMTWEKITTTNIGLDFGAFSNRLSGSIEWFKRNTDDMVGPPEEKSSIIGIDNDKLPRINNATMTTNGWELALNWNDRIGKVGYTIGFTLADARSKITKYPNESEIIDRKNSSGTMVYVPYNGRYMGDIWGFETIGIAKTDGEMQAHLATTDQSEIGSKWGAGDIMYKDLNNDGKISYGSRTVDDPGDRKIIGNETPRYQVGITLGADWNGFDFRAFFQGVCKRDIRLTGNFFWGATGNIWQSIGYKEHFDYFRPVGDDMGENLNSYFPKPYFDGNNASKNQLTQTGYLQSAAYLRLKNLQVGYTVPNYLVNKIGLTKVRVYFSGDNLFTISSIFGVFDPEAVGGSWGNGKIYPISRTLSCGVNVSF; via the coding sequence ATGAAGAAGAGAGTCACGTTATTAATCGCGCTGCTGCTTACCAGTATATCTTATATATACGCGCAGCAGCTTACCATTACTGGTACTGTTATCGACAAAAGCCTCGGTGACCCCGTTATCGGAGCTTCCGTATTGGTAGAAGGAACCACAAACGGAACCGTCACAGACATCGACGGTAAGTTTTCAATCAACGCCTCCAAAGGCAATGTATTAAACATTTCTTACATCGGTTACCAGACACAAACGATCAAGTTGGACGGAAATCAAACCGTCCTGACCATCCAACTGGGAGAAGATACTCAAGCGCTGGATGAAGTCGTTGTCGTAGGTTTCGGTTCACAAAAGAAAGTAAACCTGACAGGTGCCGTTTCCACTGTCGACAACAAAGCGTTGTTATCCCGCCCTGTCGCTCAGGTAGGACAGGCTTTGCAGGGTGTCGTTCCCGGGTTGAACATGTCACTCAACAATCAGGGAGGTGCACTGGGTAACGCTTTAAAAGTAAACATTCGTGGTACAGGAACCATCGGCGAAGGCTCGACGGACTCTCCGCTGATCCTGATAGACGGTATCGAAGGAGATATGAATGCTTTGAATCCGGACGATATCGAAAGCATCTCTGTATTGAAAGATGCTGCCGCGTCCAGTATTTATGGTTCACGTGCACCGTTCGGCGTTATTTTGATTACCACTAAAAGCGGTAAAAGCGGTAAAGCTCAAGTAAATTATAGCAACAGCTTCCGTTGGTCAACGGCTACAAACCTGCCGGATATGATGGATTCTTACACGTTTGCCAAATTCTTTAATGCAGCAGCTTTAAACAGCGGGCAAAATGCCACATTCGATAATGAAACGATTGAAAGAATTCTAGCCTATCAACGAGGAGAAATCACAACAACGACCGTACCTAACCCAGGTAACGGGATGTTTGAATTCAACACGAAAGCAAATGATAATCAGAATTGGGCACGTAATCATTTTAAAACCGCTTTCACACAGGAGCATAACGTTAATGTGAGCGGAGGAACAGAAAAACTGACCTATTTCATGTCAGGAGCCTTTATGGACCAAGGTGGTAATATGCGTTATGGAAACGATGATTTCAAACGTATGAATGCTTCTGCGAAAATCAATTCACAAGTGAACGACTGGCTGCAGATAGGAATAAATACCCGTTTTATTCGTGAAGAACTCGATCGTCCGACATATGCGAACGATGACCCGGACAACACAGCCAACGGAGTCGATATAGGTCTGTATTACCATGACATTTCCAGAACATGGCCTACTATGCCTTTCAAAGATCCGAACGGACATTATATGCGTAACGCGAAGATCATCCAAATAAAAGATGGCGGACGTTATAAACGCAGAAAAGACATCATTTATACACAGGCAAATTTCACTATTACCCCTCTAAAGGATTGGAATATCCGCGGAGATGTGAGCCTGAAGGCAGAACATATCAACAAAGACGAAAACCTGGCTAAAATTTATGAATACAACTCAAACAACGAGCCTGTTGCCCTGGCGTTTGCCGGTTCATACGGAGCAGGAGCCACCTATGCCTGGTCATCCGCTCAGGACAACAACTTGTTGACAACCAGCTTGTACACAGATTATTCGAAATCGATCCGGAAAAACAACTTCAAGGTAATGGTCGGTTTCAACTCCGAGTTATACAAGCAGAATTACGTTTATGCAAGACGCGATGACGTGATCAGCGACGAAGTTCCCAGTATCGATGCCAGTATGGGTAAAGACTATACTTCTGCTAATAAAAAAGAATGGGCAACAGCCGGTTTCTTCGGACGTTTAAACTATGACTACGACGGACGTTATCTGGCCGAGGTAAATGTACGTTACGACGGTTCTTCACGTTTCCTGAGAGACAAACGATGGAATGTATTCCCTTCTTTCTCCTTAGGATATAACATCGCACGCGAAGCTTTTTGGGAATCACTGTCTGATTATGTAGGAACACTGAAGCCTCGCTTTTCATGGGGTAAATTAGGTAACCAGAATACAAAAGATTTTTATCCGTTCTATCCGGCACAGCCGCTCGGAATGAAAAATGGTAAATATTTGATCGGCGGACAGATGCCGACTACGGCAACAGCACCATTGATGGTCAGTGACCTGATGACATGGGAAAAGATTACAACCACCAATATTGGTCTCGACTTCGGGGCATTCAGCAATCGCCTGTCAGGTTCTATCGAATGGTTTAAACGTAATACCGACGATATGGTCGGTCCACCGGAAGAAAAATCATCCATCATCGGTATCGACAACGACAAGCTGCCACGCATCAACAATGCAACTATGACAACTAATGGTTGGGAATTAGCCCTGAATTGGAACGACCGCATCGGTAAGGTAGGATATACGATCGGTTTCACTTTAGCTGATGCAAGAAGTAAAATTACCAAATATCCGAACGAATCAGAGATCATCGACCGTAAAAATTCAAGTGGGACGATGGTATATGTGCCTTATAACGGAAGATACATGGGTGACATTTGGGGATTTGAAACCATCGGTATAGCGAAGACAGACGGAGAAATGCAGGCGCATTTGGCAACAACCGACCAATCAGAGATCGGTAGTAAATGGGGAGCAGGCGATATCATGTACAAAGATTTGAACAATGACGGTAAAATCTCATACGGTTCAAGAACAGTCGACGACCCGGGAGATCGTAAGATCATCGGTAATGAAACTCCACGCTACCAGGTAGGTATCACATTGGGAGCCGACTGGAACGGTTTCGACTTCCGCGCATTTTTCCAGGGTGTCTGTAAACGTGACATCAGGCTAACAGGAAACTTCTTCTGGGGTGCTACAGGAAATATCTGGCAGTCCATCGGATACAAAGAACATTTTGATTATTTCCGTCCGGTAGGCGACGATATGGGAGAAAACCTGAACTCCTATTTCCCAAAACCGTATTTCGACGGTAATAATGCCAGTAAAAACCAGCTAACTCAAACCGGTTATCTGCAAAGTGCAGCTTACTTGCGTTTAAAAAACCTGCAAGTCGGCTATACTGTTCCCAATTATCTGGTTAACAAGATTGGATTAACCAAAGTACGCGTATA